The following proteins are co-located in the Hydractinia symbiolongicarpus strain clone_291-10 chromosome 7, HSymV2.1, whole genome shotgun sequence genome:
- the LOC130649010 gene encoding gamma-aminobutyric acid receptor subunit rho-3-like, with amino-acid sequence MFTFMLFFHLFTATTCAKIISIDDVVAAIDYDKKVRPNHEIGPVNITTQIHIVSLGPVDERTFTYEIGYYHRQWWRDPRLKFNGSSITHNFPPDEQIWIPDPAVVNVRQFKRFKRSVRTVISPQGNVYVSQKIKAICSCIMDLRMFPMDTQKCPFIIESFAFNTESLQLFLHKSPFTYNNENVELSGYELIETKAERTVPQYQVIGNGTEYYDNLVYTFVVKRTLTYYLFRAYAPTVVLMMFNFGSYWLPPSAVPARITLIVTTVLTNVVILQSATEQTVKVKYVTPMQLFLIVNILFILISIIEYVLVLNIDNVGCEKTKKALDHDDVILNSFVLETQNKKASKDKSHKTVQTESRKSNKPKGSIPKSKIDSCSKVVLPSLYFSFCFIYFLYFQIT; translated from the exons ATGTTCacctttatgttgttttttcacCTTTTCACCGCAACCACGTGCGCAAAGATAATTTCAATTGATGACGTCGTTGCAGCGATTGATTACGATAAAAAAGTGCGACCGAACCATGAAA ttGGTCCGGTGAATATCACAACACAAATACATATAGTATCTCTGGGACCAGTAGATGAAAGAACATTT acaTACGAAATTGGTTATTACCATCGCCAATGGTGGAGAGACCCAAGATTAAAATTTAACGGCTCGTCCATTACGCACAATTTTCCTCCGGACGAACAAATATGGATCCCAGATCCCGCCGTAGTCAATGTGAGACAATTCAAACGCTTTAAAAGGTCTGTCCGAACGGTGATATCACCACAAGGAAATGTCTACGTTTCTCAAAA GATTAAAGCCATTTGTTCTTGCATTATGGATCTTAGAATGTTTCCAATGGATACACAAAAATGTCCTTTTATTATTGAAAGCT tCGCATTTAATACCGAGAGCTTGCAACTGTTCCTGCATAAATCACCTTTTACATACAACAATGAAAATGTTGAGTTATCTGGTTATGAGCTCATCGAGACCAAAGCTGAGAGAACGGTACCTCAATATCAAGTTATAggaa ATGGTACTGAATATTATGACAATCTGGTTTATACATTTGTTGTGAAGAGAACGCTTACCTACTACCTTTTTCGAGCTTACGCGCCAACTGTTGTGCTAATGATGTTCAACTTCGGCTCTTACTGGCTTCCACCATCTGCAGTACCAGCCCGTATTACTCTGATTGTGACTACAGTTCTTACAAACGTTGTCATTCTACAAAGTGCGACAGAGCAAACAGTGAAAGTGAAATATGTGACACCCATGCAACTTTTCTTGATTGTGAATATACTGTTTATACTTATCTCTATTATTGAATATGTATTGGTACTTAACATTGATAACGTTGGATGTGAG aAAACGAAAAAAGCATTGGACCATGATGACGTCATATTGAATTCATTCGTTTTGGAAACGCAGAATAAAAAAGCATCGAAAGATAAGAGTCATAAAACTGTTCAAACTGAATCAAGGAAGTCCAATAAACCGAAAGGGAGCATACCAAAAAGCAAAATAGACAGTTGTTCTAAAGTTGTATTACCTTcgctttatttttctttttgtttcatttattttctttacttCCAAATAACGTAA